The Arvicola amphibius chromosome 4, mArvAmp1.2, whole genome shotgun sequence genome includes the window ACAAAACCTCATCTAGCTGATAATTGCCATGTACACAGAGCTGGTCCGGGAGTAAGAAACTGCAGGTTATCTGTGGCTTCAGAATCATTAACAGATATTAAGACATGGCATTAGGGCATAAAGCAAAGCCTACAGAGAATGGTTGGGAGAATGGTGATACAGTTTTATCAACATTTTTCTAAAGAGGGAAGGATAAAAGGTAAGTAACCAAATGGAGTGGGTAACTGGGTttttctcttatatcttaattagaGAATAAATTCAGCATGGTGTAGGCCAGAGCATCTTTTGCCTTATTCCTGTCTTTAACATATTGGCAGATAGAGGAAATTGGTTGCAGAAGTCTGATCCACCCTAGCAACATGACTATTCCTCATATAGCCAGCCAGCTTTACAGGAGGCCAAGTTATACTGACAAACTACATGCTACCTGGGATGTGTGTCTTTAAAAGCCACCATGGCTTCTTTAGTAAATTATGATTGCTAATGTACATTCTATCAATCAGAGTGGTCTCTTATTACTTCTAGGGATTTTGTAAACTCTCTTCTTCCggacccctccccactccacaaAGAATAGGCTTTAGccatttaaacaaataaacaaaaaagcatctATTCAGGCTTTTTCTCCAAGTTCACCATCCCTTAAGCATAGTAATATATGATTGGTGGTGATAATCAGTCACCACTGAAGGTCTCTGGGAAAACTTGTCCTACCGAGGTCCTGGGTAATTACTGTCTTTAATGAGTTACTGGACTCCTCTGAGATACAGAGCCTCTTAGGCCCAGGGATAACTGGAAGAGGATATGAGAAAGGCGTAGGTGCAGACAGGGGATGACTATGGGACTTGTTACAACCTGTGTCTACAGTGAATAAAGGAGAGCAGTATCTTTTATCAGGACTTGGACATCATCCTGTGGAACCTGGGTAAGGATGAGTTACTTCCTTACAGTTCTTCTAGCATGAGGATATTCGCTGTAATATGTGATGCAGCACAAGTTTTAGGTATGCTAAAATTATTTGCTATCTCTTTACTCTGAAGACTTTGCTATTGTTGAAGTATTTTTGTCTTGTGGACATCATTCATAGTCTATTTAGTAATGGGGTACTTCTTTACAATTACTCCTTATGCAAAGTTCTCGAAGGTCATATCATTGCAGCACAactatttgtttgggtttttgagaaaaggactcactttgtagactaagtGTGCTTTAAACTCAAGGTGATCATATGTCCTCAGCCTCTCAATTGCTGTAATTAGTTATAAGGCGCTATACCCAGCCTGCTGGTTCTTACACCAATTTTAGTGTTCTTTCTGTGGTTCTTAAATCTTCTTTAACATACCTTCACTTACGGAGCTTTAATAAACTATGAACAAGTTGAAATATCCAAGACCATAATTAAACTTATCTGACAGAGCTCAAAAATCTACATGTTTAATAGTCATAGATGCAATTGTTCCTAAGTACAGTCCACTCACAGTACTATTAACATCACCTGTGGGCTCATTTGCTCTGTAGCATTTTACACGTCAGAGGTATAATAGGTGTTTGTGATTAATTTCAGATAGGAAATTttgaatttatgaaaaatatgtgAGTAGATCAGGTGTACAGTATCCTGTGATATTGGAGACTAAAAATAATTTCCTCATGCCTCTGTTCTGTATCATTAAAGTTTATACAGGAAAATAAATGtgatgaataatttattttatacattattataaatattaaaagaagtaTATACTTGTTTCAGAATCTCTTGGGTATTCCTTCCTTGTCTATACTATTAAGTGAAGAATTACTTGCATATTTAATGTTAGAAACACTTCCATTAAAACTTTCATATGCTGTCCAGATCTAAAATTGTAAGCTTCACAGCTGAAGAAGATACAGTCATTAGGTCAGCAGCAGCAAAAACTCCAGGTGAGATCTTTGGTTTCTGATTACACCACATGCTCTTACATAAGACACAGGTTCCAATAACTCACAAAACAAGCAGAATTTCAGAATCAGTGTGATCTTTCCTAAATGTCTCTTCCTTTTGTGACAAATATGCAAACATTGAATGTCATGAACATCACCAACAGGATAAAGATCCCAGCATTTGATTTTGACTCatttagtctgttttctgtctctgtgtctctgtctctctcagcctCCATCCTCACTTTCATTTCTGTGCTTGgcgatgttttctttctttgattgtttGATATTAGACTTCAAATGCAGTACTTTAGACATATGCTGGCTAGAGTTGTGCCATTGAATTACATTCCCAGCCCTCCCACATCTCTTAAGaatcctcctctgcttcctttgtCAGAACTGAGAGAGATTGAGCATTATTAAAGAAGGTTGTCCAGAAAAACTATAACCAGAATATTCTTAGTTGTTTATATCCAGTATGTGCAGGGACAACTGACAAAACAGAGTCTCTGAAATATCAGAAATTGAAGTTGTAAGTCCAGAACAGTCTAGAAGCAAAATCCTTCAGGAGAGTACACTCTCTTCTGATATCCTTCAGTTTGTTGTATAAGTCTCATTGCCGTATAAATGGCAATCTTTATTCAAGTGTGCTGACTAAAATATTAACAAGGTTGAAATGAAACTTCAGAGAAACCTTAAAACAGATGTTTCTCAATACCTAGTATCAGGAACAAAGTTGATGCATCTAATAAACCAGATATAATTGGATAGATTTGAGATGATATGCCCCAAAATTTTGAAACAAGTACatccttcttttaaattttcattaatttataaaaataatcataatttagTATTTCTGCACCAACTTCCATGACACTCTCAGAACAGAAGCGTAAAAATTTACTTTCAGTCACCAACATTACAGAAATAAATTATACACCCATCCTATGCTCAATATTTTAGAAACACAAAATTTCCTGTCTGAAATTCATCACAGAACATCAAATTTTATGCAAAATTGTTATACAGGAGGTTTATAtcctgaaaatattatttaaaacattttaattaaaatgaaaactttatgCCTTTAACATTAAATGAAATAGTTTCAGGCTGAAGCACAGCCAAGATATATTCAGAAAGCATTGGTTTCAATCAAGCCTTATGCCAGCAATTGGCCCTGCTACAAGATGAAGACAAATACAGTGTTTTCTGCAGAGTTCGCAATTCTGGAGTGAAATCAGCTATAAACCAGTGACTGGAGGCATCAGATGCAGTAGGGAAATTATGGGCTGCTTAGAAACATGGCACCAGGCCTCTCCCAGTCTCACCGGGTGTCCAAGGTTTGATTAAGAAACTATGTCCTAATATGCATGAAGGATATGCCAGGTAAAGAAATCGCAGATAACAAAGTAATGATGAATAGCAGATTTTGAAAACTGGAGACAACATACTACAACTTCCAACAAAGCCTTTACTGAAGAACAGGATAAAAATTTAAGGCTTTGTGTATGTTAAAGATTATGCCTCTTTCTAAAGTGCAATGATAATCCCCATGAAGCAATCatcagaagaaaacatcagattACTATTTCAGGGTGCAACTTTATGGATGAAACCTATTGAAGAAGGGTTGACAGCACAGTTACTGATACAAAGAAAACATCTGTTTTGATATTCCAGGAGACAGAAGATGTCACATTCTTCTATGAATATGCTCTTTTGGTAAGCTATGGAGGAGCAACAGGTGAACATGGAGAAAGATCTATCAGATGTTCTAGAttgaaggtaaaataaataaatgaattcgCAAAAGAATCTTGCTTGTGATGTAATTTAGAATTCCTCATACTGAGCTATAAAAGCATAAGAGCAGGAGGTGCAGAGAGAGATGAGTGACATCATTAAAATGTATTCCTGCAGACAGTTCAGCCTTCTGCATGTCAGAGAGACTGGGAACGAGATGCAGAGTTGACgagaaaaacacacagacttCTCCTCCGAAGAATAAAACCTGCGTCTTCATTTTAGtattctttctgttgcttgttctactctgttttttctgttctgttcttctaccctgatgactcccttcttcctctttcctattGACTTCCTtctaacttctttattttttcccttgcAGTTTACATACCCCAGAAAAATCTTTTGAGCAATCTAAAAactacaatgtggttacattctatttaTAAGTGAATTGTTGCAATGAGGACAAGTCAAAACATCATGCTCCTTATTTCTCTTACATGATTATACATTTATGtgttacaggtgaaaaacaaattatcccaaagAAACAATATACATTCATGTCCAAGCAGCTTATTACATTAAGAAATTGTAAGCAAGCAAGGTTTTcttctcagccagttcttttactTGTAGACTGAATTTTGCAGCTACAAAGAAGGGagctatcattttattatttacctCAAAAtgtaatcttattttaaaaatataaaagtatcacAAATCTacatttccaattcaaatcccctttatctccttatGTTGTTATATTGCTATTGTTAGATCTTCctctatattgaagaggtatggaaagagtggaaagccttgtcttgttGCTGATTTTAGAGGAAtcgccttgagtttctctccatttatttaatttggtgttatctgtcggcttgctgtatattgcttttattatatttaggtatgaactttgtatccctaatctctccaagaccgttatcataaaggggtgttgaattttgtcaaatgctttttcagcatctaatgaaatgatcatgtttttttctttcagtttacttatatgatggattacattgatagatttttcatatgttgaaccagcactgcatctctgagatgaagcctacttgatcataatgtataattttttgtatgtgttcttggattctgtttgccagtattttattgagaatttttgcatcaatgttcatgaatgagattggcctgtaattctctttcttgtttgagtctttgtgtggttttggtatcaggataactgtggcttcataaaaggagtttggcaatgactcttctgtttctattttgtgaaatacattaaggagtataggtattagctcttcttggaagttctggtagaattctgtattgaaaccatctggttctgggattttttttttttttggttgggaggtttttgatcacagcttctaattccttgcaacttacaggtctatttaaattgttcacctggtcttgatttaattttggtatatggtacttatctaaaaaaatccatttcttaaaaaaaaatcagtcatctCTATTTTAAATCCTCAAggtgcatacccactcatcaacagttttttttattaaatcatatcaGAAGGCTGAAGGCAGAAATTGGTACaaagaattaatcatcacctttgttCACCAACATTTTGCAGCAAGAAAGGTAAGCCAGCCACCAATATCCATGGTACCACTGTCCTGTTCGCTGAACTCAACAAGCCTCTCTCTCAACTACTAAAAGTGCCTTcctaaagcttaaattgttttCCAAGATTTTCTACATCAAAAccattaacaaaaacatcttaacctAATTTAACAATCGATGtgtctaaattctttctaagggTGGTAGTTGAATCATGAATCTGCTCAAGGAgaaatgcttagaaaaaaaaacagccactATTATTGAAAGCACCGGTAACACTGCCCAGTGAGGAGTTCGAAACCCCTGAGAGGGTTCATGCAACTTAAAGACTGTGAGGGACCTAGTAATCATGAGGGCAATAAGCAGAGTTGTGTTCAATAACAGCATGAGGTCTTCAGGACATTTAGTCCTTGTGGCTCTGCCTCTCCAAAGCTCATTGAGTGTGTTTTTGTTGACTGCCCAGTCATGTTCCATGATTTCCAAAATTGTTTGTTGTTCCCTTGCATGGCCCCCAACATATTGGAATCTGTTGAACTTCAGATTCCTATAGTTCACCCCAGAGAAGGTAATTAGTTAACAATGCAATACAGAATCTCTAGGcaaaaagaacattttcattaGTAATCCAAAATTTGTCATGGGGTTGTACATAGAATTTTGAGAGGATTTGgctcagaaaaaaatctttcatagAATAATGTTAACAAAAGGGGcagataagataaaaaaaaaaaaaaaccttgagccAATCCCGCCCCACCCCAACTCTGAGAGCATACTTCCAAGTTCCCAGTTCAATGATGGGCTCACTGTCTTCTGTAGCTTTAACTCTTTGTGAGAGTTGGCTTGTTGGCTTTGGTTATCACTAGCGCTcgtttcttcctgtcttctctgtacTGTGACTATTCTGTGGTCGTGTTATCCTGAGTGATTTCAAAGCTTTGATCTCTAACTTTTTCCccaataaattaatatatttattaatacatatgtatattttgcaccacttacaattttaaaagaactgtGTATACAttgatattaaaattaaatatatgactTGGGCATGGTCATTGACTAGAACAAGCCATGGTGATCCAGTCCCCTTAATTTACAGAATAATCTGTCaaagcagaagggaggaggagactcGCGGAAGATCATTTTACTCTTTTCAGGGTGGAGACCAAGATAGTTCTAGATCTCTTGACCTGACCCAGAAATAggctccccccttctctctgtgtagaaaaagcaaaataaaaagtttgaagacgggaaaaaagataaaaaaaaccaacaaactgtgtgtctcagaataaaattcataaattatTAAGTGATTAATGAACATGTAAACATGGTAGAAAGAACTAAATATTCAATCATCAGTACTATATTTATACAGATAACAAACATAGGAGTATGCATGTAATTATTGTAATGTTTTGGAAATTGATATTATTGAACACATAAAAGATGGTTAACAGGAAGAcatgataatatttattttgaaatctaaCATGTTTTTCTCTTAAAGGTACCTGAGACAATATGACAGAAGGGAACCAAACTACCATCTCCCAGTTTCTTCTCCTGGGCCTGCCCATACCCCCAGAGCACCAGCACCTGTTCTATATCCTGTTCCTGGCCATGTACCTCACCACTGTCCTGGGAAACATTCTTATCATCATCCTCATTCTACTGGACTCCcatctccacacacccatgtacttgtTTCTCAGCAACttgtccttctctgacctctgcttctcctctgtcACAATGCCCAAACTGCTGCAGAACATGCAGAGCCAGGACCCATCCATCCCCTATGCAGGTTGTCTGACACAGATAtacttctttctctattttggAGACCTCGGGAACTTCCTCCTTGTggtcatggcctatgaccgctatgtggccatctgctttCCCCTTCATTACACCAGCATCATGAGCCCCAAACTCTGTGTGAGTCTGGTGGTGCTGTCCTGGGTGCTGACCACATTTCACGCCATGCTGCATACCCTGCTCATGGCCAGATTGTCATTTTGTGAGGACAATGTGATCCCCCACTATTTCTGTGATATGTCTGCTCTACTAAAGCTGGCCTGTTCTGACACACATGTTAATGAGGTGGTAATATTTATTGTGGTCAGCATCTTTCTTGTTTTGCCATTTGCACTCATTATCATGTCCTATGTACGAATTGTGTCTTCCATCCTCAAGGTCCCTTCTTCTCAAGGTATCCGTAAAGCCTTCTCCACCTGTGGCTCCCACATGTCTGTGGTCTCACTGTTCTATGGTACTGTCATTGGTCTGTACTTGTGTCCATCAGCTAATAACTCTACTGTGAAGGACACTGTCATGTCTTTGATGTACACAGTGGTGACCCCCATGCTGAACCCcttcatctacagcctgaggaataGAGACATAAAGGGAGCTCTGGAAAGAAtcttttgcaaaaagaaaaatcaactaaGCCTATGATGGTAAAACTTAGAAATTTCACACAATTTC containing:
- the LOC119811854 gene encoding olfactory receptor 1, with the translated sequence MTEGNQTTISQFLLLGLPIPPEHQHLFYILFLAMYLTTVLGNILIIILILLDSHLHTPMYLFLSNLSFSDLCFSSVTMPKLLQNMQSQDPSIPYAGCLTQIYFFLYFGDLGNFLLVVMAYDRYVAICFPLHYTSIMSPKLCVSLVVLSWVLTTFHAMLHTLLMARLSFCEDNVIPHYFCDMSALLKLACSDTHVNEVVIFIVVSIFLVLPFALIIMSYVRIVSSILKVPSSQGIRKAFSTCGSHMSVVSLFYGTVIGLYLCPSANNSTVKDTVMSLMYTVVTPMLNPFIYSLRNRDIKGALERIFCKKKNQLSL